GGCAGGTTTATACCGGCCTTGGCAAAGATGGCGACAAATTTCGGTATAACGAAGGTCAGCAACACAAAAAAAGCGATGCTCAGGGCAATAATGACCATCTTCGGGTATTGCAAGGCCGACTTGATGTCCGACTTGATTTTAGTTTCATGCTCAATAATATATACCAGGCGCGCGAGCACTTCCGGCAGGGCGCCGCTCATTTCTCCCGCCTTCACCATGCTGCGATATAACTGCGAAAAAACCGCCGGATGCTTTTCCAGCGACTCGAAAAGTGTGCAACCCTGCTGAATGTCCTCGCCCATCCGGACCACCACTTTTTTTAATATTTTGTTCTCCGTCTGCGCTTCCAGCACCTGCAATATCCGCATAATCGGAATACCGGCGTGCAGCATGGAACGGAACTGCTTAGTAAAAACAATCAGTTCCGTAGATTTGAGCGAGCCCATTTTCTCTTCCAGGCGCTCCCACAGCGAGACAGTGGGAGTGGTCACAGAAATCGCCGTCAGTATATGACCCTGCGCAGTAAGGATATTTTCCGCCAAGGTTGCCGATTCGGCACGGATTGTGCCGTGGATATTGGCTCCGCTGGCGTTGATAGCCTGATAGGCATAATTTGCCATATAATCCCTCTCCAATAAACGCTTATACTAATACCGCCGAAGCTGCCTCTTCCAGAGTTGTGATCCCTTGCGCTACCTTGAGAGCGGCATCATCTTTCAATGTTCTCATATGCCCTGCGGCTACTGCCTCCCGCGTGATCTCCTGCGCCGACCTTTTCTTCATGATCATATCCTGGATTGTCTCATCGTTCTCGAGTATTTCAAAGACGCCGGTGCGGCCCTTATAGCCCGTATTGAGGCACTGGAAACACCCCTTCCCTTTCTGAAAGTTCGTCTTTTCCATTTTGTCTAATCCCCAGGCCGCTAGGGCGTTGGCAGACGGCTGATATGGCTCCACGCAGTAAGGGCAGTTGGTTCTGACTAATCGCTGGGCAAAGGATACCAGCAGCACGGAGGCCACGAGAAAAGGTTCAACCCCCATGTCAATGAAACGCGCCACGGCGCCGGCGGCGTCGTTGGTATGGAGCGTACTCAGCACACGGTGCCCGGTTTGAGCTGCCTGTACGGCGATAGCCGCCGTTTCCTGATCCCGTATTTCGCCTACCATTATTACCTCCGGATCCGGGCGCAGAACAGAGCGCAGGCCGCTGGCAAACGTCATACCCGCCTTGCGGTTTAACTGAACCTGACGAATATTATCAATCCGGTATTCGACCGGGTCTTCCAGGGTGATAATATTGATATCCGGCCGGTTCAGAGCATTCAGAATGGCGTAAAGACTGGTGCTTTTACCGCTGCCGGTGGGTCCGGTGCTGAGAATCATTCCGTAGGGTTTTTGCGAAACTTTAAGAATTTTCTGCACATCTTCGCCAAACATTCCCAGTTTGTCCAGGGTGTAAATGCCGACACTCATATCCAGCAAGCGCAAGACGATGTTCTCGCCATAGATCGTCGGCATGGAGGAGATACGCACATTGATTTCCTTTTTATCTACCCTCAGGGTAAAACGTCCGTCCTGAGGGATGCGTGATATGGTAATATCCATATTGGCCAGGATCTTGATGCGGGCGGCCATCGGCAGAAAAAGCGCTTTTGGCGGCGATGGCACCTCGTGCAGCTTGCCGTCAATACGGAAACGAATCTGGATATTATCTTTCTGCGGGCTCACGTGGATGTCGCTGGCTCCTTCGCGAACCGCCTGGGCAAAAATGGAATTAACGAGCCTGACCACCGGCGCTTCGCTAGCCATATCCTGCAGGGAGGCAACCTTGATATCTTCCGCTGCTTTTTCGGCTTCTATATCTTCGGCATCGCGGGAATCAACGGACATGCTTTCCAGCACATCGCCAATCTTGGATTGCATGCCGTAGATGCTGTTTATGAGCTGGTTGACTTCCCGCTCCGTACAGACGACCGGCTCCACTTCCGAATCGGTTATTACTTCAATGGCATCAAGGATATTGATATCAAGCGGATCGGTGATGGCAATGGTCAGCAGGCGACCCTTTTTTTTAAGCGGCGCCAGCAGATATTTCTGGGCCATGGCAATCGGTATCAGCCGGATCAAAGTAACATCAACCGGATATTTATCGGGGTGATATTTATCAATCTTCAGTTGCTGGCTTAATACGTCCACAATCTGGCTTTCCGCTATGGCGCCGCGCCGTACCAGAAACTGTCCCAGCTTCAAGCCCGCTTTTTTTTGCTCTGTAAGCGCCTGCTGCAAGTCTTCCTGAGTCAGCAGATTGCCCTCGACAAGCATTTCACCCAAACGTTTTTTTACCTGCATGCAACTTCTCCACTATGATGTGATCAAAGAAATACCGAATTATCCGGCCAGCCGCTGATTACCCTGGCTTTTGACGCCAAGGCCGGCGGTAAAGTTTTTTTAAAGGCATCAGCCGCCGGCTCACTGCCGAATCCCTCCTTGAGCAATACAGAATAGACCGTCCCCTCATTCTTATTCCAGTAGGTATGTAAGAGCAAACGCGGCAATTGATTGTTTTCTGTCATAAATTTGTAAGCTTCCGGCAGATTCGCGGGCGTTGCCACTTGCAGCCAATATTTTCCTGCCGGCAAAGGATTGTCCTTACTCCTTAGTATGGGCACGGTGACGATGTCGCCTTTTTTTATCCAATTGATATCCCTGATTTGCGGATTGACGCGCCGCACCGCATCCAGGCGATAGATTACCTCCCGGCCGTAAAGACGTTCCAGCATCTTGGATACGCAATCATTTTTTTCCACGATTAATTGACCAAGCACATCAGGTATTTTCATCTTTGCAGACTCTTTATCCGAGCGTTCCCCAACTGCAGCAACCGGTGGAACAGACGATACCGCGAGCTGCAACTTCGCCTCTGCTGCCGTTGGCATCGCGCCCGACTCCGCGGTGATATTGGCTTTTACTGGCGAACTTTGAACCTGCTTTATATTAGCCGCGTCCTGGCGACCTGCTGATGAAATATTGATTTTTTCGTAATTATTGACAATCAAAAACAACAGTATGCAAGCCCCTGCGAAATACGCCGCCCAACGCGGCCAATGAAGTCCTTGAAAGGGCGCTTGAAAGGGCGCTTTCAAGGGATTGATCCGACCGGCACAGGAACGCACCAAAAAAAAGCCGGCCCGGGTGCGGTTTTGAATGATCATGGTAAGCATCACCTGGTGACAGAGCGTGATGATTCTTCTTGGATATCCGCCTGTTGCCCGATGCACTGCCCAAAGCGCCAACAAGGTAAACATGCGTGATGCGGACGAGGGATCCGTACTGGCTTTAGCCATGCGGTAGTTGATCATCTGGCGGCAATTCCGGAAATTAAGTGGTTCCAGAATAGTATATTGATTTACGCGGTCCGTGAAATTCTTACGTTCGCGTAATGTTTCCTCAAATTCTCTCTGCGCAAATATCACTATCTGCAGCAGTTTGTACTCATTGGTTTCATAATTGAGAAACTCCCGCAGGATTTCCAGGCAAAATTCCGGTATTTTCTGGCCTTCATCAATAATGAGGATTACGGTTTTCTTATCGTCAACACCGCGATGGAACAGGTAGTTTTTAATGGCTTCCTTTAATTGCCATTCACTTCTCTCGGGATTTGTTTGCGAAACGCCGAAAAGCGACGCCACCGCCGACAAAAACTCCTGGGCGTTGCTGAAGGAAGGATCAAGAATAAGGTGGGTCTCGATATTATTTTTGTCTTCTTCCGCCTCGGATAGATTGAGAATCAAGCGCCGGCAAAGGGTGGTCTTGCCCGTACCTACTTCGCCCATGACGATGTTCAGACCGCGACGCAAACGGAGGGCCAGCTCCAACCTCTGTAAACAGGCCTGATGTTGATCGGATTGGAAAAAAAATCCGGTTCCGGTGAATTGGAGAAGGGTTCCTTCTGCATGTTTAGAATCTGGAAATATTCCATTTCTTATACCATTTTCTACTTTCAGCGCTGCATTCAACCCTTGAGACCTTTGAAAAACACCCCTTTCTGTCATTCCGGGCTTGACCCGGAATCCAGTAATAACTTGAATACACCAGACTCCGGCTTTCGCCTGAATGACGGTAGGGAAGCTGAAATGGAAGAATCAGCGGCCTGCAGCCGGTTTTATATCCCCTGCTTTGTCTTTCCCTTCTGCCGCCGTCGCCAGAACCTGGGGAGGCAAAATCTTGGGGGTAATAAAAATCAATACCTCCTGCATGGCCTCCTTATCTGTGTCGCCTTTGAAGAGCCACCCCAATACGGGAATATCCTTCAGCCCCGGTATGCCATTCTCGGCGCCGGCCGTTGTCTGTTTGCTTAATCCGGAAATAACTATAGTTTCTCCATCTGCCACAATCAGATTGGTTTCCGTTTGTTTTTTGATAATGAAGGGATTGCCCTGCACATTGCGTGTAGTATCAACTTCATCCTTCTTCACAATGATTTTCATCCTGAGACTTTTCCCGTCAATAACATGGGGAGTTATTTCCAGCCTTAAAACAGCTTCTTCAAAAGTAACCGTATTGGTAGCTGTACCGCTGCTGATTGTCTGGGTGACATAGGGCACCCTCTCCCCATTGGACGTGTAGGCCATCTGATTGTCCATCGTAGTGATGGAGGGACTGGACAGGATGTTCAGCTTATTGTCCTGCTGAAGCGCATTGAGCTGCATTTCCAGAATATTGCCGCCGATAGAACCAAACATCAGTCCCAGCGATCCCGGGTTGACTACGCCCATTGCCGCGGCCGGAAAGTTGACGGCAAGACTATTACCACTGAGTCCCACTGCTCCGGAAGTTGGTAGAATTGCACCACCAATAGTAGCGCTGGTGCCGCCCCCGGTGAGATTCAAATTTCCGTTACCGAAGGCCCGGCCATAGGCGCCACCCCACTGAATGCCCAGGTTGCGGGCCGTATCCTTGGTGGTTTCCACGATACTGGCTTTAATGTTAATTTGCTGGGGTGGCTGATCAAGCTTTTCCACTATCGGTATCATGCGGTTCAGATCTTCTCGAATTGCCTGCACAATAATGGAATTGCTGCTTTTGTTAACCTTGACGGAACCACGGGCAACCTTGCCGTCCTTGTCCTTTGTTAAAAAATCCTGCAGGTTGGCCGCCACCTCATCGGGAACAGCGTAATCTATACTCATGACCATGGTGAGCAAAGGCGCGACCCTGCTTCCTTCCAATCCCTGGACTTTGCGCTTATCCTGGAAAGCCGCAAGTTTCAACCCCTGGTCCAGATCATCCATGGTCACCACCCGGATAACATCACCATCCACCAGATACCACAGGCTTTGAGACCGCAGAATATTGATAAAGGCCTGATCAAACGGTACGCCCGTAAAATCTACATTCAACTCACCCTTGATGTCGTTTTTAACAATTATATTTTTCCCTGTGGCACGGGCCAGCGCCCGGATGACGGACTTAATATCCGCCTGACGCATTCTCAAGGTTATCTTTTCTTTCGAAAGACTCTGGAACAGATCGCCATCCGCCTGCATGCCAGTTTTTACCGCCGGCGCCCCTTCGGCTTCCTCAGTTTTTGCCTCGGGATAGATGACGACTCGGTTGCGAGTAGCCGGGGAATGTCCAGGACTTTGCTGGGCAGCCGTCTCCCATTTTTCGAAAAACGCATCTTTCTTTACGGCTCCGTTTTCTGTTGCGCAACCAAAAAACAGCAGCAAAAGCGCCAATACCGCGAGACCTCTTCCCCATCGCCAACTTTTCTGGATCTTATTCAATTTCAATCCCTCCATACCGCCTAAAGGTGAGTAAGAAATTATATATTCACATTTCTTTGGATTTTTACAAATCCTGCATCACGACTTCAACTTTCGCTTTACCGTCCGCTTTATTTTCAATGGTAACCTTGGTAGGGCTTATGGACCTCAGAACGTAGCCCGGGATGTCCAGCGCCTCTCCCACCGCGTATTCCAGACCATTGATGATCGCCATCAGCCGTCCGTTATACTCCATGTAGCCGGTATAGCTGAAACTCACCGCCTTCGCAGCTATTTTAGTATCTGCTTTTGCCGTCTGTACCATTTCACTGTAAGCCTTTTTTTCATAAAAAGGATCCTGCCGCCAGTCCGCTTCAATACGACTCAGGGCATAGGCTTCCGACACGGAAAGCGCATCCTTGCTGATGGCATTGGTAGTATTACTAGCCAGCGCCTGTATTTCAGTTGTTTTCACGGCGGGAGAAATATTGAATTTTTTCTTAATGGAACCCCCTGTTACCAAGGTAAACATTCCATACAAAATGGCAACCGCCATGACGCCAAGAATTATTTTCTCTCGTTTGCCGATATTTTCTATTTTTTGCATCGCCATCGCCTTCCCTTACCAGACGGTTTCATGGAATCTTTCCGTGGATCATTTAACTCCGCGCCACCCAGAACTTCACCTTTATTTCCAAGGCATCGGTCGTCCGGGAAAGCTGCACTTCCTCAATATTTTCCACGTAAGGAATACCGCCCAGACCGATCAAAAATTTACGCATCGCAAAAAACTCGCCCCGCGCGACCGCATCTACAGCAATTGTTTTGGACTTGACATCAGCCGAGGTCAAGTTCGGCAGGAAGGAAATCAAATCCACCTTGGCCTTGCCGGATATATCTTTTAAATCTGTCTCCAACCTGCCCATTTGGTCTCCCGGCAGTTGCGCCTTAGCCGGCAGCGGCAAAAGGCGGGCGTTTTTCTTCCCCATCTTCTGCTTCAACATCTCGTAAACGGGCAGCAGCAGCTTCTGCTCCTCCAGTTTTAAGTTCTTGTCCGCAATTTTCTCGTCGCGAT
The Deltaproteobacteria bacterium DNA segment above includes these coding regions:
- a CDS encoding type II secretion system F family protein, producing MANYAYQAINASGANIHGTIRAESATLAENILTAQGHILTAISVTTPTVSLWERLEEKMGSLKSTELIVFTKQFRSMLHAGIPIMRILQVLEAQTENKILKKVVVRMGEDIQQGCTLFESLEKHPAVFSQLYRSMVKAGEMSGALPEVLARLVYIIEHETKIKSDIKSALQYPKMVIIALSIAFFVLLTFVIPKFVAIFAKAGINLPLPTKIAMFLYQFLANYWYVLIAVVVGVFFALRAYFKTTSGRLQKDAFLLKMPIFGPLFNKAALSRFASIFAILHSSGVPVIQTMGVLAGTIGNAAIAREFERVRLGMEQGAGISGPLSSAKYFTPMVVDMVAIGEESGNIEDMLREVTIHYDDEVNYAVKGLSDALGPILLVGLAAVVGFFALAIFLPMWDLTKMVK
- a CDS encoding GspE/PulE family protein, translated to MQVKKRLGEMLVEGNLLTQEDLQQALTEQKKAGLKLGQFLVRRGAIAESQIVDVLSQQLKIDKYHPDKYPVDVTLIRLIPIAMAQKYLLAPLKKKGRLLTIAITDPLDINILDAIEVITDSEVEPVVCTEREVNQLINSIYGMQSKIGDVLESMSVDSRDAEDIEAEKAAEDIKVASLQDMASEAPVVRLVNSIFAQAVREGASDIHVSPQKDNIQIRFRIDGKLHEVPSPPKALFLPMAARIKILANMDITISRIPQDGRFTLRVDKKEINVRISSMPTIYGENIVLRLLDMSVGIYTLDKLGMFGEDVQKILKVSQKPYGMILSTGPTGSGKSTSLYAILNALNRPDINIITLEDPVEYRIDNIRQVQLNRKAGMTFASGLRSVLRPDPEVIMVGEIRDQETAAIAVQAAQTGHRVLSTLHTNDAAGAVARFIDMGVEPFLVASVLLVSFAQRLVRTNCPYCVEPYQPSANALAAWGLDKMEKTNFQKGKGCFQCLNTGYKGRTGVFEILENDETIQDMIMKKRSAQEITREAVAAGHMRTLKDDAALKVAQGITTLEEAASAVLV
- a CDS encoding ATP-binding protein, whose translation is MRRGLNIVMGEVGTGKTTLCRRLILNLSEAEEDKNNIETHLILDPSFSNAQEFLSAVASLFGVSQTNPERSEWQLKEAIKNYLFHRGVDDKKTVILIIDEGQKIPEFCLEILREFLNYETNEYKLLQIVIFAQREFEETLRERKNFTDRVNQYTILEPLNFRNCRQMINYRMAKASTDPSSASRMFTLLALWAVHRATGGYPRRIITLCHQVMLTMIIQNRTRAGFFLVRSCAGRINPLKAPFQAPFQGLHWPRWAAYFAGACILLFLIVNNYEKINISSAGRQDAANIKQVQSSPVKANITAESGAMPTAAEAKLQLAVSSVPPVAAVGERSDKESAKMKIPDVLGQLIVEKNDCVSKMLERLYGREVIYRLDAVRRVNPQIRDINWIKKGDIVTVPILRSKDNPLPAGKYWLQVATPANLPEAYKFMTENNQLPRLLLHTYWNKNEGTVYSVLLKEGFGSEPAADAFKKTLPPALASKARVISGWPDNSVFL
- the pilQ gene encoding type IV pilus secretin PilQ, producing the protein MNKIQKSWRWGRGLAVLALLLLFFGCATENGAVKKDAFFEKWETAAQQSPGHSPATRNRVVIYPEAKTEEAEGAPAVKTGMQADGDLFQSLSKEKITLRMRQADIKSVIRALARATGKNIIVKNDIKGELNVDFTGVPFDQAFINILRSQSLWYLVDGDVIRVVTMDDLDQGLKLAAFQDKRKVQGLEGSRVAPLLTMVMSIDYAVPDEVAANLQDFLTKDKDGKVARGSVKVNKSSNSIIVQAIREDLNRMIPIVEKLDQPPQQINIKASIVETTKDTARNLGIQWGGAYGRAFGNGNLNLTGGGTSATIGGAILPTSGAVGLSGNSLAVNFPAAAMGVVNPGSLGLMFGSIGGNILEMQLNALQQDNKLNILSSPSITTMDNQMAYTSNGERVPYVTQTISSGTATNTVTFEEAVLRLEITPHVIDGKSLRMKIIVKKDEVDTTRNVQGNPFIIKKQTETNLIVADGETIVISGLSKQTTAGAENGIPGLKDIPVLGWLFKGDTDKEAMQEVLIFITPKILPPQVLATAAEGKDKAGDIKPAAGR